The region TTCCTTTGGGAGCCACCATTAACATGGATGGTACGGCCATCTATATGGGAGTCTGCGCTCTGTTCATCACTAACGCGGTGGGCATGGATTTGAACTTGACCCAGCAGTTCACCATCATTCTGACGGCTGTTCTTGCCTCTATCGGATCAGCAGGGATACCCGGAGCGGGTGCCATCATGCTGCTGATGGTTCTCAATTCAATAGGAATTACCATTGAGGCCGGTTCTGCCGTTGCTGCCGCCTACGCTATGATTTTGGGAATTGATGCCCTTCTGGATATGGGAAGAACCATTACCAATGTCACCGGCGATATGGTCGGAACAGTTCTGGTCAGTAAGGGTGAGAAGGAACTGGACCTGAGGAAGTGGAAATAGGCTCTACTTTTTATTCCGGGGTTTGGCAAAATCGATATGAAACATCTCGGATAAATCATTGTCTTTTAGTTTGAGAAGTCTTGTACTTTTGACTTTTTGTGCTTTAGCTACCAGGCTGTCCTTTTCTGTGATGATGGCTTTTGAAACAAGTTCTGAAGGAGAGACTCCCCGGAGTGTGAACAGGAGTTCCGGCTGCGCATCCAGTCTGTTACCGACCCCGTAAATAACTGCTGCCAGATGTTTGCAGAATTTTGCGTGGTCAGGACAGCTGCAGTAGGGATGAAACTGCCCGGGAGTGGGGAAGAGTCCTCCTTTTTGATCGGTTAAAACTGCTTCCAGTTCAACAGGGAATTTTCCTGAAAGTAGTTCTGTGAGGGAGGAGATTTTTCCTTCTACGAGTTTTGTAAGACCCTTCCAGCTTGTGTTGCTCAGTGCATCCATCTCAACTTCGCATCGGTAGACGCTGCTGCCGGAACCCAAAACCTGTGCTTTTATTTTCCCCGGGAG is a window of Oceanispirochaeta sp. DNA encoding:
- a CDS encoding SWIM zinc finger family protein, which translates into the protein MGWGYYGYGRSESVGEKKEKARKKIAALLKKGKKISPVTIEGRTIAKSWWGRAWNSNLELYADFANRLSRGRSYVTHGCVIDLQILPGKIKAQVLGSGSSVYRCEVEMDALSNTSWKGLTKLVEGKISSLTELLSGKFPVELEAVLTDQKGGLFPTPGQFHPYCSCPDHAKFCKHLAAVIYGVGNRLDAQPELLFTLRGVSPSELVSKAIITEKDSLVAKAQKVKSTRLLKLKDNDLSEMFHIDFAKPRNKK